The proteins below are encoded in one region of Triticum aestivum cultivar Chinese Spring unplaced genomic scaffold, IWGSC CS RefSeq v2.1 scaffold5947, whole genome shotgun sequence:
- the LOC123172192 gene encoding noroxomaritidine synthase 2-like: MDLAMHHGPVLGDPCMQCLMEVLRIWVKTCLWLAAKAGGDGAVMRRSLLEGITEEKFKDGGSATAEGGRVPIPPLPDVEARPAYFAVEVDRVRASLTDEQLTVPQYVADNHAAWAAYFEHRQERRLASISGAPVVGGVKNSEGRRMWWAPPAACAGVPRGWQRPTAGIPSTGGRPGPPPTRRAMDAQELRFLLVFLLGTCKCVVAHPTPLRTMSILLSQELLISTTLVVLVPLYYLCLRVSCRSKNQSVLPTNWPILHMFPSFMSNLHNLHDYFTLVFAGSGHSFRAHGPPGSGMRFFITCDPANVRHIFTTNYANFPKGTRFADTFDILDGSLFTIDGEPWRRHRTKVKGLLASPRLVASMVACCCRKVDNDLLPLFTHMSNTNIPFDMQHMMSRFMFDLAAMPLFGVDPGLLSSEMPPMVVAVALDIVMEVVCFRHMMPSYCWKLMRWLNIGPEKKLNVEHTLLRRFIKEMMERRNIKTWQVNNDEEEEGVDIVSFFLDDPCYANDDLFCAITIGYMLVARDTVGIALTWIFYNLAQNPNIVSIIRNELSPVASHKVVAGVGTMVIFEPDETRSLSYLSSALYETLRLYPPAPTELKTVVADDTMPSGHEVHAGDAIFISLHSMGRMEGIWGKDCLDYNPDRWLLKDGNGLRYVPPHKFLAFNSGPRMCLGKEIAVMQMMIVVASTLWNFDVHLEKGQSIEPKASCILEMKNGLMVKLKKREV; encoded by the exons GATGGAGGCTCAGCAACCGCGGAGGGGGGGAGGGTGCCCATTCCTCCGTTGCCCGACGTCGAGGCACGCCCCGCCTACTTTGCCGTCGAGGTCGACCgtgtgcgcgcctccctcaccgacgagcAGCTCACCGTTCCTCAGTAcgtcgccgacaaccacgcggcgtgggcggcgtacttcgagcatCGACAGGAGAGGAGGCTGGCGTCCATCAGCGGGGCACCGGTGGTGGGCGGtgtgaagaacagcgaggggcgccgcaTGTGGTGGGCGCCCCCGGCCGCATGTGCTGGAGTACCTCGAGGGTGGCAACGACCCACCGCTGGCATACCCTCCACCGGCGGCCGCCCCGGCCCACCGCCGACGCGCCGGGCAATGGATGCTCAGGAGCTTCGgttcctcctcgtcttcctcctc GGTACATGTAAGTGCGTAGTAGCACATCCCACACCACTGAGGACAATGTCAATTCTGCTCTCTCAAGAGCTGCTCATCTCCACAACACTCGTGGTACTTGTTCCCCTATACTACTTGTGCTTGAGGGTTAGTTGTAGATCAAAGAACCAATCAGTGCTGCCCACAAACTGGCCAATACTCcacatgttcccttccttcatgtcCAACCTCCACAACTTGCATGACTATTTCACCCTAGTCTTTGCTGGATCCGGCCACAGCTTCAGGGCGCATGGCCCACCTGGCAGCGGCATGAGGTTCTTCATCACATGTGACCCTGCCAACGTCCGGCACATCTTCACAACCAACTACGCCAACTTTCCCAAGGGTACGAGGTTCGCCGATACATTCGACATCCTGGATGGAAGCCTCTTCACCATTGATGGCGAGCCGTGGCGTCGGCATCGCACAAAAGTCAAGGGCTTGCTTGCTAGCCCACGACTAGTTGCCAGTATGGTGGCTTGCTGCTGCCGGAAGGTGGATAATGACCTCCTCCCGTTGTTTACCCACATGTCAAACACAAACATTCCATTCGACATGCAACATATGATGTCCAGGTTTATGTTTGACCTGGCTGCTATGCCTCTCTTCGGTGTTGATCCTGGCCTCCTATCATCGGAAATGCCACCCATGGTTGTCGCGGTTGCCTTGGACATAGTCATGGAGGTGGTATGCTTTCGGCACATGATGCCATCTTATTGCTGGAAACTGATGAGGTGGTTAAACATCGGTCCTGAGAAAAAGCTCAATGTGGAGCACACACTGCTACGAAGGTTCATcaaggagatgatggagaggaggaaTATCAAGACGTGGCAAGTTAAtaatgatgaggaagaagaaggtgtggaTATTGTATCTTTCTTCCTCGATGACCCATGCTACGCTAATGATGACTTGTTTTGTGCTATCACCATTGGCTACATGCTCGTTGCGAGGGACACAGTTGGAATAGCCTTGACATGGATCTTCTACAACCTCGCCCAGAACCCTAACATCGTTTCAATCATCCGCAACGAACTCTCACCGGTTGCATCACATAAAGTAGTAGCTGGTGTTGGAACTATGGTGATATTTGAGCCGGATGAGACCAGATCTTTATCCTATCTTAGTTCTGCCTTGTATGAGACTCTTAGGTTGTACCCGCCGGCGCCTACTGAGCTCAAGACGGTGGTCGCTGATGATACAATGCCGAGTGGCCATGAGGTGCATGCCGGCGACGCCATCTTTATTTCTCTTCATTCCATGGGGAGAATGGAGGGCATATGGGGTAAGGACTGCCTTGACTATAACCCAGATAGGTGGCTCTTGAAGGATGGCAATGGTCTAAGGTATGTACCACCTCACAAGTTCCTGGCCTTTAACTCAGGGCCAAGGATGTGCCTCGGTAAGGAAATCGCGGTTATGCAGATGATGATTGTCGTGGCCTCAACGCTATGGAACTTCGATGTGCATCTGGAGAAAGGGCAAAGCATCGAGCCCAAGGCATCTTGTATACTAGAGATGAAAAACGGGCTTATGGTTAAGCTGAAGAAGCGAGAAGTGTAA